Below is a genomic region from Myxococcus fulvus.
AGCCTCCTGCGATGGCCTCGGACGAGTTGATAGGAGAGCCGGAGCGCGGCGAGTGGACCCTTGCCGTCCACCGCGACGGCGGCGGGGGCCAGGCTCGTGCAGAGCGCCATGTAGACGCCTGGCAGCACGAGGAGGAACGAGCCCCCCAGGATGACGAGGAACGTCAACACGTACATCAGGAACAGGAGGGGGATGCGCGCGAGGACGACCCATGGGGAGCTGACGTCCAGGGCTGGCAGCCCGGCCTGCTCGCGCAGCCGCCTGGCCACCGCGCGCATGAGGAGGATGCTCAGGCCGAGTTCCGCCGCGACCAGGGACGTGATGCCGGGCAAGGTGCTCTGGGTGAGGTGGAGGAGGGCCCCGGAGCCCATGAGGCAGAGCCACTGGAGGATGAAGAGCCCCGCCAGGAGCACCCGGTGCTGGAGCAAAAGCGAGCAGGCATCCCGCAGGAGCCGCGTGGGTGCCATGGCCGTCGGGTCCTCCCGAATCCGACGTACGCACGGCGCGCAGCGGGTGGCCTCCGGATGGCCGCGACATCCGGTGCAGCCGAAGCTGCCACACCGATCGCAGACGAAGACGGAGTCCTCCAAGGGATGCACGGCGCACGTGGGCGCGACTTCGGAGACGGCGGACGACATGGGACGGCTCGAGGCAAGAGAGCGCCCGGGCCGCTCGAGCGCCCTCGGGCGCCGCCACCGTATGAACGGGAGTCCCTCCGCACCGGTCCCTCTCCGGAGGCTCGTCCTCGGGGGCCGCTCCGCCTATCCGCGAGCCGACAGGGCCTACCTGTGCCCTGTCACCCCGTGGAAGGCCTCACATCGGTGCGGGCCTCAGCCCTTCGCCTTGAAGGGCGCCGCGTCGATGCGCACGCCGATGTACGAGGGGAAGCGCGGCACACCGTCGTTGGACAGCTCCTGGTAGCGGAACGTGATGAGCGTGCCGATGGCCGGCGGCGAGGCGCGCTCCGCGTCGGAGAAGCCCGTGCCCACGCTGAAGCGCTTGCCGTTGCGCAGCTCCACCTCGAGCGCGCCCAGCCGCCCCTTGTGCCGGCCCGCGCCCGCGACATGGCCAATCACCACGGCCTCGTCATCCTTGAAGCTCTTCACCTTCAACAGCGTGTGAGAGCGGCCCACCTCGTAGCGTGAGCCCGGCTGACGCAGCATCAGCCCCTCGCCGCCCAGGCCCTCCACGCGCTCCAGCTCCGCGCGCAGGTGCCCCGTTCCCTGGCAGCGCTCGTGCGGATGCCACCGCGCGTACTCGGGCTTCGTGTCATCCACCCACTTGCGACAGTGCTCCAGCCGCTGCTCGAAGGCCGCGTCCACGCTCGGGGCGTCGAACACCACGAAGAGCAGCTCCTTCCAGTCCTGGCTCTTGTCCTGCCGGCGCACCACGCTCACCGTGCGCTGGAAGCGCTTGCGGCCACCGAACAGCTCACCGTCCAGCGGGAAGTCCGGCAGGCCCGCGGTGAACCAGTCCGGCGCGAAGAACTCATTGCCCAGGCGCGACCAGAAGCGCTTGCCGTCCCAGTACGCGCGCACGCCGTCGAGCTTCTCGCTCATCCACCAGTCCGTGAGGTCCACGTCGTTCTCCCACGGATGGGCGAGCAGCAGCGGCGGGGCCTTCTCGGTGGCGTCCTCGCCGGACTCGGCCTCCTTCGCCGTCTTGACGCGGGTGGCCTTGGGGAGGGCTTCGGCGCCACCGACGCGAGCGGCCTCGGCGTCTTCACCGCGCAGCTTGCGCAGGTGCTTGCAGGTGCGCCGTTCGATGCCGATGGACTGGTTGCGCCACGCGGGACAGGAGCACGAGTAGACGCCTCCGGTGTTCTTGAGGATGTAGGGCTTGGCGCCCGAGCCCTTCATCTCCGCCTGCTCACCGTCCGCGAGGTCCGCCACTGATATCCCCTCCGTGCCGCGTGTCATCGCGGCGACCGTGAGGAGAATCGTACCCCTGGGGTCTGACCTTTCCCAAGCGCGGCGGGGCACACCGACGCGCTCGGGCATGGGGACTCGCGACGTTGGGCGGGAATCCAGGCCTGGGTGGATTGGCTCGGGAGCGCGTGTGCCTCAGCGAATCTGGGAGAGCCTGGCCCGGGTGGTGGCTACATCGAGGAAGTTGAGGGTCGGGATGGGGCCGAGGATGTCGATGCTGGGCGCGATGAAGGTGAACTCGGCGAGCGTTCCCTGGTCGACGCCGCTGGTGACGACCCCGAGGATGGGACAGATGCCGGAGATGCCGAGCAAGCAGGTGCCCTCGACGACGCTGCTCTGGGAGGTGCCATCCGCGAAGTGGTACGTGGTCGTGATGGTTCCGTAGTAGCTGGACAGCAGGGTCCCGGCGTTGCCGGTGAGGGAGCCGACGATCTCGACCCACGAGGTCTCAAGGACTTCTTCGCCGCTGGCGACGTTGACGCCCACGCAGCCAGTGCCCACGCCGCGCACGGTCATCGTGGTGTTCTTGGGTAGCAAGGTGAGGGCGGGGCTGTAGTCGATGCGCCCGAGCGTGAGGACGCAGTGGCCGGCCTCGACCTCCTGTGCCTGCGCCGCGCCCGGGGACAGGAGGGCCAGGGTGAGCAGAAGCGAGAGGGTCAGTGGCGTGTTCGAGCGCGACATGAGGGTGCTCCGTAGGGGTATGGCGGTCGGTCCGTGGAGTGGACCCACCGGGTCGACCGGAGGGTCGACGTCGGAGGGAATCCTCGGGCTGTGTGTCGGTGATGACCATGTGACATTGGTACAAGGAGAGTGACCCGGCGGAACGGGTGCGGGCGGGCGCGCTCTTGTCGGCGGCGCGTGCTTGTGTCTGGCGCTCGGCTGCTCGGGAAGGTGGGGGAACGGCGTGCGACGCTCGGAGTCCCGCGCAGAGAGGACGTGGGGCAGCGGGCATTCGACGCGGGAGGCAGTGGCGGATGGGCGGCGGGCGTCGCACCATGTCCGGAGGTCCACGTTTCATCGAGGAGGCGTCACGGGATGGTGGTCATCGTCATGGGCGTCTCGGGCGCCGGCAAGTCGACGGTGGGGCGCGCACTGGCCCAGAGCCTGGGCTGGCGCTTCCTCGACACGGACGACCTGCACTCGGCCGCCAACGTGGCGAAGATGGCGGCGGGCATCCCGCTGACGGACGAGGACCGCTGGCCCTGGTTGGCGGACGTGCGCGGTGAGCTGGAGCGCTCCCTGGCGCGTGGTGAGGACGTGGTGCTGGCCTCGTCCGCGCTCAAGCGCACCTACCGCGAGAAGCTGGAGGTGGACCCGGCGCGGACGCGGTGGGTGTTCCTGCATGCGCCGCGCGAGGTGCTGGCGCACAGGCTCGCGCAGCGGCATGGGCACTTCATGCCGCCGGAGCTGTTGGCCAGCCAGCTGGCGACGCTGGAGGTGCCCGAGCAGGCGCTGCCCGTGGATGTCTCGGCGACGCCGGAGGAAGTCGTCGCGCGCATC
It encodes:
- a CDS encoding DNA ligase, whose translation is MADLADGEQAEMKGSGAKPYILKNTGGVYSCSCPAWRNQSIGIERRTCKHLRKLRGEDAEAARVGGAEALPKATRVKTAKEAESGEDATEKAPPLLLAHPWENDVDLTDWWMSEKLDGVRAYWDGKRFWSRLGNEFFAPDWFTAGLPDFPLDGELFGGRKRFQRTVSVVRRQDKSQDWKELLFVVFDAPSVDAAFEQRLEHCRKWVDDTKPEYARWHPHERCQGTGHLRAELERVEGLGGEGLMLRQPGSRYEVGRSHTLLKVKSFKDDEAVVIGHVAGAGRHKGRLGALEVELRNGKRFSVGTGFSDAERASPPAIGTLITFRYQELSNDGVPRFPSYIGVRIDAAPFKAKG
- a CDS encoding gluconokinase, producing MVVIVMGVSGAGKSTVGRALAQSLGWRFLDTDDLHSAANVAKMAAGIPLTDEDRWPWLADVRGELERSLARGEDVVLASSALKRTYREKLEVDPARTRWVFLHAPREVLAHRLAQRHGHFMPPELLASQLATLEVPEQALPVDVSATPEEVVARIREGLKL